The region GCTGTTTGCGCAGTTTTAGAAAGGGCTAGAGGTCAATTTCATCCCAAATTTTCAGTACTCAACGCCTATTGACCGTGCTGATCTAACTCAGGGCGAATGGGGGTTCATGAGCTGAGTCATTACTTTTCATATGAAAAATTGGCCTCTAGTGCTTATGCATCAAGCGCTAGAAGCTATTGAGTTTGTAGCATTTGGCGGACTGCTTGAACGGGTAAAAAGCTCAAGGTAACGCGGCGATCCATGCAGATGCCTGCATTCAACCCGTAGGCGCTGGAGTCAGCTCAGACCTTGATGGCGCGGGTGAGCAGGGTGGATGTGGGGGGCAAAACTGGGCTGTCTGGCATCCATGCGGGAGCTTTTTTAGCCGAGGTTGCCATCAGGTATCCGTAAGGATACACTTAACAGCATGATCACCTTTCACCGCTCAGACGAATTTGACACTTGGCTTGCGGCATTGAAGGACAAGATAGGCCGTGCTCGTATCGCTCTTCGCATCCGCTCTGCCGAGCATGGCAACTTCGGAGACTGTGAACCCGTCGGCGAGGGAGTTTCTGAAATGCGTATTCATTTCGGTCCTGGCTATCGTGTTTATTTCACCCGTCGTGGTGAGGTGCTCTATCTGCTTCTGTTGGGTGGCGACAAGTCTTCGCAGAAGCGCGACATCAAACGCGCCATTGAGATGGCGCGGGCTTTGGACAAGGAGTGAACAATGGCCAAATTTTCCCCATTCGATGCAGCCGACTATCTCGACGATGAAGAAACCATCTCGGAATACATCACCGCTGCGCTGGAAGATTCCAATCCTGATGTATTTTTAACCGCCGTGCGTGATGTGGCTCGCGCCCGTGGCATGGCACAACTCGCTAAAGATGCCGGTCTTGGGCGTGAAAGCCTCTACAAGGCACTTACGCCCGGCGCAAAGCCTCGCTATGACACGATGCTCAAGTTGCTTCATGCTCTCGGCGTAAAGCTCTCCGCTTCCCCCATTCATTCATAAGTTGCCTGCCTGTTCATCATGTGCTAAACCCTGCGGTCGAGTGGAAGCTAAGCGATAAAGCCGTTTCGCGCCCCTCACTTTGAACGTTGGGCAAATCATCTATGCTGATCGCGCTCTACGCCTCAATGATCGGCCGCAACACCCCCAGCGCCAGCGGCAGACTCAGCATACCCAGCACGGTGGAAACCGTGACCAGCGCGGCCACATAAGCCCCGTCATAACCCATGCGGGCCGCCAGCACATAGCAACTGGAGGCGGTGGGCAGGGCTGAAAACATCAGCAAGATGGTAGCTTGTACCGGGTTCAGGGCAAACACCAAGCACAACACCAGGGCCAGCACAGGCATCAGCAAGTGCCGGATCAACAACACTGCCACGCCCAACAATTTGGCGTGGTTCAGCGCCCCTAGTTGCATGCCAGCCCCAGCCGCCATCAAACCCAGCGCCAGGGAGGCCCCGCCAATGCGGGTCACGGTGGGTTCCAGCCAGGTGGGGATGGCAAAGCCGGCCAGGTTGGCCAGCAAGCCGCCCGCCGTGCCGATGATCAGCGGGTTGCGCACCAATTCGCCCAGAAAGCCGCGCTGGCTGTGCCGTGCCATGGGCCACACTGCACCGATATTCATCAAGGGCACACTGACCCCAATCAGCAGGGCAATCACCAGCAGGCCTTGCGGCCCGGCCAGCCGGTCTGCCAGCGCCAGGCCAATGAAGGAGTTGAAGCGAAAGGCAATCTGGGCGCTCGCCGCATGCTGACGCGCTGCGATGTGATGCTTCAAACCCGGCCAGTAGGGCACCGAGTACGCGATGGCAATGCCGCCCAGCCCCAAGGCCCAGCCCGCGCCCACCAGGTTGCTGGCGGCGCTGATGTCCAGCGGGCTTTTCAAAATCGAGTGAAACAGCAGCACCGGGAAGAACAAAAAATACACCAGTTGCTCGACTTGTGTCCACACCGCCCGGTCCAGGGGGGTAAAGCGGCAAATCAGGTAGCCAATCAGGATCAATGAGAAATCAGGGAAGAGCAGTTGCGCAAAGTTCATGAAGCGAGAATAGCAGGCCATGAGCAACGCTGAATCCATACCGTCCATAGTCCCCCCTGATCCACTGATTGACACGTTTGTGGATGCGCTGTGGCTCGAAGAGGGCTTGTCCAAGAACACCCTGGCTGCCTACCGGCGGGATTTGACCCTGTTTGGCACTTGGCTGCAGTCGCAGTCGATGGCGCTGATCAACGTGACCGAGCTGGAGCTCAATGGCTACTTTGCTGACCAGCACGCTAGCACCAAGGCCACCACCGCCAACCGCAGGCTCACCGTGTTCAAGCGTTTTTTTCGCTGGGCCTTGCGCCAGCGCTTGATCACTGCCGACCCCACCCTCAAACTCCAAGCCGCCAAACAGCCGCTGCGTATGCCCAAAACCCTGACCGAGGCGCAGGTCGAGGCCTTGTTGAACGCCCCGGACGTGAATGAAGCGCTGGGGGTGCGCGACCGCACCATGCTGGAGCTGATGTATGCCAGCGGCCTGCGGGTGAGCGAGTTGGTGGAGCTGAAAGTCTTGAACATCAGCCTGAACGACAACGTGCTGCGGGTCTTGGGCAAGGGCAACAAAGAACGCCTGGTGCCGTTTGGTGAGGTGGCTAGTTTGTGGCTGAAGCGTTATCTGGCACAGCCCCGTACGGAACTGCTGGCGGGCCATCAGAGCGAGGCCCTGTTCATTACCTTGCGTGGCAGCACCCCAGGCACCGCCATGAGCCGGGTGATGTTCTGGATGTTGGTCAAAAAATATGCGTTACTGGCAGGGATCACAGCCCCGCTGTCGCCCCACACCTTGCGTCACGCCTTTGCCACCCATTTGCTCAACCACGGTGCTGATCTGCGTGCAGTTCAAAT is a window of Rhodoferax lithotrophicus DNA encoding:
- a CDS encoding type II toxin-antitoxin system RelE/ParE family toxin; this translates as MITFHRSDEFDTWLAALKDKIGRARIALRIRSAEHGNFGDCEPVGEGVSEMRIHFGPGYRVYFTRRGEVLYLLLLGGDKSSQKRDIKRAIEMARALDKE
- a CDS encoding addiction module antidote protein: MAKFSPFDAADYLDDEETISEYITAALEDSNPDVFLTAVRDVARARGMAQLAKDAGLGRESLYKALTPGAKPRYDTMLKLLHALGVKLSASPIHS
- a CDS encoding AEC family transporter translates to MNFAQLLFPDFSLILIGYLICRFTPLDRAVWTQVEQLVYFLFFPVLLFHSILKSPLDISAASNLVGAGWALGLGGIAIAYSVPYWPGLKHHIAARQHAASAQIAFRFNSFIGLALADRLAGPQGLLVIALLIGVSVPLMNIGAVWPMARHSQRGFLGELVRNPLIIGTAGGLLANLAGFAIPTWLEPTVTRIGGASLALGLMAAGAGMQLGALNHAKLLGVAVLLIRHLLMPVLALVLCLVFALNPVQATILLMFSALPTASSCYVLAARMGYDGAYVAALVTVSTVLGMLSLPLALGVLRPIIEA
- the xerD gene encoding site-specific tyrosine recombinase XerD, which produces MSNAESIPSIVPPDPLIDTFVDALWLEEGLSKNTLAAYRRDLTLFGTWLQSQSMALINVTELELNGYFADQHASTKATTANRRLTVFKRFFRWALRQRLITADPTLKLQAAKQPLRMPKTLTEAQVEALLNAPDVNEALGVRDRTMLELMYASGLRVSELVELKVLNISLNDNVLRVLGKGNKERLVPFGEVASLWLKRYLAQPRTELLAGHQSEALFITLRGSTPGTAMSRVMFWMLVKKYALLAGITAPLSPHTLRHAFATHLLNHGADLRAVQMLLGHVDISTTTIYTHVARERLKTLHAQHHPRG